From a single Myotis daubentonii chromosome 5, mMyoDau2.1, whole genome shotgun sequence genomic region:
- the MRPL4 gene encoding large ribosomal subunit protein uL4m: protein MLRLVRAGARAWLPPTRCQRLNVLAEEAVQPPEKPEPVASAGLQAPVLRKCELPVPSHRRPAQAWVESLRGFEQERVGLAELHPDVFSTAPRLDILHQVAMWQKNFKRISYAKTKTRAEVRGGGRKPWPQKGSGRARHGSIRSPIWRGGGVAHGPRGPTSYYYMLPMKMRVQGLKVALTIKLAQDNLHIVDSLEMPTADPQYLTELACYRRWGDSVLLVDLVHEDMPENIVTATAGLKTFNLIPAVGLNVHSMLKHQTLVLTLQTVAFLEEKLLWQDSRYTPLYPFHLPYCDFP from the exons ATGCTGCGGCTAGTCCGGGCCGGGGCGCGGGCCTGGCTTCCGCCCACCCGCTGCCAG CGGCTGAACGTGCTGGCGGAAGAGGCAGTGCAGCCGCCGGAGAAGCCGGAGCCGGTGGCGAGCGCGG GTCTCCAGGCACCGGTACTGCGAAAATGCGAGCTCCCCGTACCCTCACACCGGCGGCCGGCGCAGGCCTGGGTCGAGTCCCTGCGGGGCTTCGAGCAGGAGCGCGTAGGTCTGGCCGAGCTGCACCCCGACGTTTTCTCCACGGCGCCCAG GCTGGATATCCTGCACCAGGTCGCCATGTGGCAGAAGAACTTCAAGAGAATT AGCTATGCCAAGACCAAGACTAGAGCTGAGGTGCGGGGTGGTGGCCGGAAGCCCTGGCCACAGAAAGGCAGTGGACGTGCAAGGCATGGCAGTATCCGCTCCCCAATCTGGCGAGGAG GAGGTGTTGCCCATGGCCCCCGGGGCCCCACAAGCTACTACTACATGCTGCCCATGAAAATGCGGGTGCAAGGCCTCAAAGTGGCGCTGACCATCAAGCTGGCTCAG GACAACCTGCACATCGTGGACTCCCTGGAGATGCCAACTGCAGACCCTCAATACCTGACAGAGCTGGCCTGCTACCGCCGCTGGGGGGACTCCGTGCTCCTGGTGGACTT AGTGCACGAGGACATGCCTGAGAACATTGTGACAGCCACAGCGGGGCTTAAGACCTTCAACCTGATCCCAGCTGTGG gctTGAACGTGCACAGCATGCTGAAGCACCAAACGCTGGTCCTGACCCTGCAGACTGTGGCCTTTCTGGAGGAGAAGTTGCTCTGGCAGGACTCACGATACACGCCCCTCTACCCCTTCCACTTGCCCTACTGCGACTTCCCCTGA